The Henckelia pumila isolate YLH828 chromosome 2, ASM3356847v2, whole genome shotgun sequence genome includes a window with the following:
- the LOC140881611 gene encoding sulfite exporter TauE/SafE family protein 3-like isoform X2 translates to MAVVGGESKNPLKGIALIVIGVIVLACGVVSADEGLKRGIARNDGSMENSESGYLTKTITLFLRNVETLFQHVWPNMEFGWRIVVGTVIGFFGAALGSVGGVGGGGIFVPMFILIIGFDPKSSTALSKCMIMGAAISTVYYNLKLRHPTLDLPLIDYDAALLFQPMLVLGISIGVFFNVIFAEWMVTILLIILFVGTSTKAFFKGIETWKKESIIKVVAWNFASSNDGVPYERLPEGPTTEIRMRVNEFKPLEVSTINNVCWKEISILFLAWFIILLLHIAKDLTATCSVAYWMVTLLQIPVAVVVSGYEAVCLYKGWRVMGSKEDTGNTWTISQLIFCCFCGVLAGIVGGLLGLGGGFILGPLLLELGIPPQVSSATASFAMAFSSSMSVIQYYLLRRFPTSYALYFIAVAMVAALVGQHVVRKMISLFGRASVIIFILAFTIFVSAISLGGVGISNIIGKVEGKESMWFYNICESEP, encoded by the exons ATGGCTGTGGTTGGAGGAGAATCCAAGAATCCTTTGAAAGGAATTGCTTTGATCGTGATTGGTGTGATTGTCTTAGCTTGTGGGGTTGTTTCTGCAGACGAGGGTTTGAAGCGGGGGATTGCAAGGAATGATGGGAGCATGGAAAATTCTGAATCTGGTTACTTGACCAAAACAATCACTTTATTTCTGCGTAATGTGGAAACACTTTTTCAACATGTTTGGCCT AACATGGAATTTGGCTGGAGAATTGTAGTAGGTACAGTTATTGGATTCTTTGGTGCTGCTCTTGGGAGTGTAGGAGGCGTTGGTGGTGGTGGCATTTTTGTCCCGATGTTCATTTTAAtaattggatttgatccaaagTCATCTACAGCACTATCAAAAT GTATGATAATGGGCGCTGCAATTTCTACTGTTTATTACAATCTGAAGCTCCGCCATCCTACACTTGACCTTCCACTGATAGATTATGATGCTGCTCTTCTTTTCCAACCAATGCTAGTTCTTGGGATCAGTATTGGAGTTTTTTTCAATGTGATTTTTGCAGAATGGATGGTTACCATCTTGCTAATAATTCTATTTGTAG GCACTTCTACGAAGGCATTCTTCAAGGGCATTGAAACCTGGAAAAAGGAGAGCATAATAAAGGTGGTGGCCTGGAATTTCGCCTCTTCTA ATGATGGAGTTCCATATGAACGTCTACCTGAGGGCCCAACTACTGAAATTCGAATGCGAGTCAATGAATTCAAGCCACTGGAG GTCTCAACTATAAACAATGTCTGCTGGAAGGAGATCAGCATTCTTTTTCTTGCGTGGTTCATCATTCTCTTACTCCATATTGCCAAG GATTTAACAGCCACATGTTCGGTAGCATACTGGATGGTTACCCTCCTGCAG ATTCCGGTAGCTGTTGTAGTCTCTGGATATGAGGCAGTTTGCTTATACAAGGGCTGGAGGGTGATGGGATCCAAGGAAGACACGGGAAATACATGGACGATATCCCAGTTGATTTTTTGTTGTTTCTGTGGGGTTTTGGCTGGTATAGTAGGTGGGCTGCTTGGCCTTGGTGGAGGATTCATTCTAGGGCCATTGCTTCTTGAACTAGGAATTCCACCCCAG GTCTCGAGTGCCACAGCCTCATTTGCAATGGCATTTTCTTCATCCATGTCCGTGATACAATATTATCTCCTGAGGCGATTTCCCACGTCATATG CCCTATATTTTATTGCGGTGGCTATGGTTGCTGCATTGGTAGGGCAACATGTTGTGCGAAAGATGATCAGCCTATTCGGTAGAGCATCAGTAATCATCTTCATTTTGGCCTTCACAATCTTTGTGAGCGCAATATCCCTAG GTGGGGTTGGCATATCAAATATTATTGGGAAGGTAGAAGGAAAAGAATCGATGTGGTTTTACAACATATGTGAATCTGAGCCTTAG
- the LOC140881611 gene encoding sulfite exporter TauE/SafE family protein 3-like isoform X1 — translation MAVVGGESKNPLKGIALIVIGVIVLACGVVSADEGLKRGIARNDGSMENSESGYLTKTITLFLRNVETLFQHVWPNMEFGWRIVVGTVIGFFGAALGSVGGVGGGGIFVPMFILIIGFDPKSSTALSKCMIMGAAISTVYYNLKLRHPTLDLPLIDYDAALLFQPMLVLGISIGVFFNVIFAEWMVTILLIILFVGTSTKAFFKGIETWKKESIIKETATHRNSNYDGVPYERLPEGPTTEIRMRVNEFKPLEVSTINNVCWKEISILFLAWFIILLLHIAKDLTATCSVAYWMVTLLQIPVAVVVSGYEAVCLYKGWRVMGSKEDTGNTWTISQLIFCCFCGVLAGIVGGLLGLGGGFILGPLLLELGIPPQVSSATASFAMAFSSSMSVIQYYLLRRFPTSYALYFIAVAMVAALVGQHVVRKMISLFGRASVIIFILAFTIFVSAISLGGVGISNIIGKVEGKESMWFYNICESEP, via the exons ATGGCTGTGGTTGGAGGAGAATCCAAGAATCCTTTGAAAGGAATTGCTTTGATCGTGATTGGTGTGATTGTCTTAGCTTGTGGGGTTGTTTCTGCAGACGAGGGTTTGAAGCGGGGGATTGCAAGGAATGATGGGAGCATGGAAAATTCTGAATCTGGTTACTTGACCAAAACAATCACTTTATTTCTGCGTAATGTGGAAACACTTTTTCAACATGTTTGGCCT AACATGGAATTTGGCTGGAGAATTGTAGTAGGTACAGTTATTGGATTCTTTGGTGCTGCTCTTGGGAGTGTAGGAGGCGTTGGTGGTGGTGGCATTTTTGTCCCGATGTTCATTTTAAtaattggatttgatccaaagTCATCTACAGCACTATCAAAAT GTATGATAATGGGCGCTGCAATTTCTACTGTTTATTACAATCTGAAGCTCCGCCATCCTACACTTGACCTTCCACTGATAGATTATGATGCTGCTCTTCTTTTCCAACCAATGCTAGTTCTTGGGATCAGTATTGGAGTTTTTTTCAATGTGATTTTTGCAGAATGGATGGTTACCATCTTGCTAATAATTCTATTTGTAG GCACTTCTACGAAGGCATTCTTCAAGGGCATTGAAACCTGGAAAAAGGAGAGCATAATAAAG GAAACTGCCACACACAGGAATTCTAATT ATGATGGAGTTCCATATGAACGTCTACCTGAGGGCCCAACTACTGAAATTCGAATGCGAGTCAATGAATTCAAGCCACTGGAG GTCTCAACTATAAACAATGTCTGCTGGAAGGAGATCAGCATTCTTTTTCTTGCGTGGTTCATCATTCTCTTACTCCATATTGCCAAG GATTTAACAGCCACATGTTCGGTAGCATACTGGATGGTTACCCTCCTGCAG ATTCCGGTAGCTGTTGTAGTCTCTGGATATGAGGCAGTTTGCTTATACAAGGGCTGGAGGGTGATGGGATCCAAGGAAGACACGGGAAATACATGGACGATATCCCAGTTGATTTTTTGTTGTTTCTGTGGGGTTTTGGCTGGTATAGTAGGTGGGCTGCTTGGCCTTGGTGGAGGATTCATTCTAGGGCCATTGCTTCTTGAACTAGGAATTCCACCCCAG GTCTCGAGTGCCACAGCCTCATTTGCAATGGCATTTTCTTCATCCATGTCCGTGATACAATATTATCTCCTGAGGCGATTTCCCACGTCATATG CCCTATATTTTATTGCGGTGGCTATGGTTGCTGCATTGGTAGGGCAACATGTTGTGCGAAAGATGATCAGCCTATTCGGTAGAGCATCAGTAATCATCTTCATTTTGGCCTTCACAATCTTTGTGAGCGCAATATCCCTAG GTGGGGTTGGCATATCAAATATTATTGGGAAGGTAGAAGGAAAAGAATCGATGTGGTTTTACAACATATGTGAATCTGAGCCTTAG
- the LOC140883722 gene encoding uncharacterized protein yields MQHAKSESDVTSLAPSSPSRSPKRHVYYVQSPSRDSQDGDKSSVQPSPMESPSHHSFGRHSRNSSASRFSGILPSAGRKGRKRNDKGWPECDVIMEEGKYDEFDDDKKFTRRCQAAMAVVGFILLFTVFCLIIWGAGRPFKAEVAVKSLSVSNFYIGSGADSSGVPTNMLNFNGSLKLSIYNPATFYGIHVSSMPVNLVYSEFVVATGELKKYFQPRKSRRTVFVHIEGTKVPLYGAGSTLQVGSNNAVQVPLMLNFTVQSRGDVVGKLVRTKHRKRISCPLKIDSTSNKIIEFNKNSCDFS; encoded by the exons ATGCAGCACGCGAAATCAGAATCGGACGTCACAAGTCTAGCTCCGTCGTCCCCCTCGAGATCGCCGAAACGCCATGTCTACTACGTGCAGAGCCCTTCCAGAGATTCGCAAGATGGAGACAAATCGTCCGTACAGCCCAGCCCCATGGAATCTCCGTCGCACCATTCGTTCGGCCGCCACTCCCGCAACTCCTCCGCCAGCAGGTTCTCCGGAATACTTCCGTCTGCCGGGCGGAAGGGGCGGAAAAGGAACGACAAAGGGTGGCCCGAGTGCGATGTGATCATGGAAGAGGGCAAGTACGATGAATTCGACGACGATAAGAAGTTCACGCGGCGGTGCCAGGCGGCGATGGCGGTGGTTGGCTTCATTCTGCTCTTTACCGTCTTCTGCCTCATTATTTGGGGTGCCGGAAGGCCTTTCAAAGCTGAAGTCGCTGTCAAG AGTCTGTCCGTAAGCAACTTCTACATCGGCTCCGGTGCGGACTCCTCCGGAGTTCCGACAAACATGCTGAATTTTAATGGATCCCTGAAGCTTAGCATATACAATCCAGCTACATTCTATGGGATTCATGTCAGTTCCATGCCTGTCAACCTCGTCTACTCCGAGTTCGTCGTTGCCACTGGCGAG CTGAAAAAATATTTCCAACCAAGAAAGAGCCGTCGGACTGTGTTTGTGCACATAGAAGGAACCAAGGTTCCTCTATACGGCGCCGGATCGACCCTCCAGGTTGGTTCAAACAATGCAGTCCAAGTACCTTTGATGCTGAACTTCACTGTCCAGTCGCGAGGAGATGTGGTGGGCAAGTTGGTGAGGACGAAACATCGGAAAAGAATCTCGTGCCCGTTGAAGATCGACTCCACCAGCAACAAGATCATCGAGTTCAACAAGAACTCGTGCGATTTCAGTTGA